One window of Brachybacterium ginsengisoli genomic DNA carries:
- a CDS encoding ABC transporter substrate-binding protein yields the protein MTARGITRRGEGASRRHFLAATGTLGGAAALAACGGATGGGGGGGGGGEDLTGVGNNGKAGAGRKGDSADHLFVAGFQWSPPTNFNTFAAAPAWPASNNVAQYVYETLLRFHIVSGELLPGLAATHEINGNESITLTLQEGVTWHDGTEFTADDVLYTFELGKIDPGLGVASFWTEVDEMTADGSTISIAINPERKNVGSVLTSLAQQFIVPKAVFEKAAAETGDKIASWETDEAIGTGPFTLEMADQTQIILARHEDYWGKEFYKGLPAMSKIIHPIFKSNEDGNLKFQNGELDVMQQFVPQIWKMWESDKPVGTYLQDKPYFSPGSMPMFMINTTKPGLDDPEVRKALAHAVDYGSIAETAMSGYSSQVLASLVVPDGAEDAWLDRDKAEADGWTFDAAKAEEILQGAGYEKGSDGFYAKDGVKLGPWKLITPQGWTDWNAALEIVAKNFQAIGVDAATNFPQQAQTSTAFQNGDFDMGCWSVAGTNPAAPWQRFSDVMSNVDMAPLGQTAYRNYGRWENDEVNDLLEKAAAAPDDASKKEAITALDDLYRAEVPAFPLMYRPDEFFEFNASNWSNWPTAENDYAPPMFRGAGNEWIFRLKKIAG from the coding sequence ATGACCGCACGCGGAATCACTCGACGCGGGGAGGGCGCTTCGCGTCGACACTTCCTGGCCGCCACCGGCACCCTCGGCGGTGCCGCGGCCCTCGCCGCCTGCGGCGGCGCCACCGGTGGAGGCGGCGGAGGCGGTGGAGGCGGTGAGGATCTCACCGGTGTCGGCAACAACGGCAAGGCCGGCGCAGGGCGCAAGGGCGACTCGGCCGATCACCTGTTCGTCGCCGGCTTCCAGTGGAGCCCTCCCACCAACTTCAACACCTTCGCGGCCGCCCCGGCATGGCCGGCCTCCAACAACGTCGCACAGTACGTCTACGAGACCCTGCTGCGCTTCCACATCGTCTCCGGCGAGCTCCTCCCGGGCCTCGCCGCCACCCACGAGATCAACGGCAACGAGTCGATCACCCTCACGCTCCAGGAGGGCGTCACCTGGCACGACGGCACCGAGTTCACCGCTGACGACGTGCTCTACACCTTCGAGCTGGGCAAGATCGATCCGGGCCTCGGAGTCGCCTCGTTCTGGACCGAGGTCGACGAGATGACCGCGGACGGCAGCACCATCAGCATCGCGATCAACCCCGAGCGCAAGAACGTCGGCTCCGTGCTGACCTCGCTCGCCCAGCAGTTCATCGTCCCCAAGGCCGTCTTCGAGAAGGCCGCCGCGGAGACGGGGGACAAGATCGCCTCCTGGGAGACCGACGAGGCGATCGGCACCGGGCCCTTCACCCTCGAGATGGCCGACCAGACCCAGATCATCCTGGCCCGTCACGAGGACTACTGGGGCAAGGAGTTCTACAAGGGCCTGCCGGCGATGTCGAAGATCATCCACCCGATCTTCAAGTCCAACGAGGACGGCAACCTCAAGTTCCAGAACGGCGAGCTCGATGTCATGCAGCAGTTCGTGCCGCAGATCTGGAAGATGTGGGAGTCCGACAAGCCCGTGGGCACGTACCTGCAGGACAAGCCGTACTTCTCGCCCGGTTCCATGCCGATGTTCATGATCAACACGACCAAGCCGGGTCTCGACGACCCCGAGGTCCGCAAGGCCCTCGCCCACGCCGTGGACTACGGCTCGATCGCCGAGACCGCCATGTCCGGGTACTCCTCCCAGGTGCTCGCCTCGCTGGTCGTCCCGGACGGTGCCGAGGACGCATGGCTGGATCGGGACAAGGCGGAGGCCGACGGCTGGACCTTCGACGCCGCGAAGGCGGAGGAGATCCTCCAGGGGGCCGGCTACGAGAAGGGCTCGGACGGCTTCTACGCCAAGGACGGCGTCAAGCTCGGTCCCTGGAAGCTCATCACCCCTCAGGGCTGGACGGACTGGAACGCGGCACTCGAGATCGTGGCCAAGAACTTCCAGGCCATCGGCGTCGATGCCGCGACCAACTTCCCGCAGCAGGCCCAGACCTCGACCGCCTTCCAGAACGGCGACTTCGACATGGGCTGCTGGTCGGTGGCCGGCACGAACCCCGCGGCACCGTGGCAGCGGTTCAGCGACGTCATGAGCAACGTCGACATGGCGCCGCTGGGCCAGACCGCCTACCGCAACTACGGCCGCTGGGAGAACGACGAGGTCAACGACCTGCTCGAGAAGGCAGCCGCCGCACCTGACGACGCCTCCAAGAAGGAGGCGATCACCGCCCTCGACGACCTGTACCGCGCCGAGGTCCCGGCGTTCCCCCTGATGTACCGGCCCGACGAGTTCTTCGAGTTCAACGCCTCGAACTGGTCCAACTGGCCGACAGCGGAGAACGACTACGCCCCGCCGATGTTCCGCGGCGCCGGCAACGAGTGGATCTTCCGGCTGAAGAAGATCGCGGGCTGA
- a CDS encoding ABC transporter permease, whose translation MTLGRYIIQKTGWYLIALVAAVGLNFLLPRLVPGNPVDVIVSNLSRGGSVTSEQQKQIYESYVQEFGLDQPLWQQFLTYVGKVFSGDLGTSFAYYPASVNDLIGQALPWSIAVQLPAILIGWVLGNVVGAIAAFRGGNWDRSVFTSSLFLSAMPYYCLSILLLYGFAVVAGIFPVGGAYSLGLTPEFSAAFLWDAISYYWLPFLSLVIVFIGGQAVGMRSMAIYELGGDYVNYARAMGIRDNRITQYIFRNAMLPQITGLALAIGTLVGGALITELVFSYPGVGLLLFNAIASNDYPVIQAVTLIITVAVLLANFAVEIVYGLVDPRIRAAQSGEK comes from the coding sequence GTGACACTCGGTCGCTACATCATCCAGAAGACGGGGTGGTACCTGATCGCGCTGGTGGCAGCAGTAGGGCTCAACTTCCTGCTGCCCCGGCTCGTCCCCGGCAACCCCGTCGACGTCATCGTCTCCAACCTCTCCCGCGGCGGCTCGGTCACGAGCGAGCAGCAGAAGCAGATCTATGAGAGCTATGTCCAGGAGTTCGGTCTCGACCAGCCCCTCTGGCAGCAGTTCCTCACCTACGTCGGGAAGGTGTTCTCCGGGGATCTGGGGACCTCCTTCGCGTACTACCCGGCATCGGTCAACGACCTCATCGGCCAGGCGCTGCCCTGGTCGATCGCGGTGCAGCTGCCGGCGATCCTCATCGGATGGGTGCTCGGCAACGTCGTCGGCGCCATCGCCGCCTTCCGCGGCGGGAACTGGGACCGCAGCGTGTTCACCTCGTCGCTGTTCCTCTCCGCCATGCCGTACTACTGCCTCTCGATCCTGCTCCTGTACGGGTTCGCGGTCGTCGCCGGGATCTTCCCCGTCGGCGGGGCGTACTCGCTGGGGCTGACCCCGGAGTTCAGCGCCGCCTTCCTCTGGGACGCGATCAGCTACTACTGGCTGCCCTTCCTGTCGCTGGTGATCGTGTTCATCGGCGGCCAGGCCGTGGGCATGCGGTCGATGGCGATCTACGAACTGGGCGGGGACTACGTCAACTACGCGCGGGCCATGGGGATCAGGGACAACCGGATCACCCAGTACATCTTCCGCAACGCGATGCTGCCCCAGATCACGGGGCTCGCCCTCGCGATCGGCACCCTGGTGGGAGGCGCGCTCATCACCGAGCTCGTCTTCAGCTATCCGGGGGTGGGGCTGCTGCTGTTCAACGCGATCGCCTCCAACGACTATCCCGTCATCCAGGCGGTGACGCTGATCATCACCGTCGCGGTGCTCCTGGCGAACTTCGCCGTGGAGATCGTCTACGGCCTGGTCGATCCGCGCATCCGCGCCGCACAGTCCGGGGAGAAGTGA
- a CDS encoding FAD/NAD(P)-binding protein has product MSAEQFDAVIVGGGPRGVATVLRTAARAAAAGTGPVRLAVIDAIAVGSGATWLVDQPAQYLNNTQADATTVHPDDSTRMSGPSAPGPDLVDWARRVRADGHHPLGRWVLEEASELTGATFATRRLQGAYYRDQLEAAGATGTVEITEVVGLAVDLEREGEGEEELSVVLLEDGRRLAAPLVVLAQGMVQAERSAETEALAGFAERHGLRYVEPGMPAERTYTGLPAGEDVLVRGLGANFFDVAGQLVQEWGGRLAPVDGDPHGRLRYLPSGREPHLVVGSRRGVPYRSKPEGGRSVRPFRPRWADEEWFAGLGTRTDVDFALEVWPVLAREFAGAYLEALDELHPAAVRHGWQEMLDAAGTSEQVDAVLDAAITDPRWSFALEELHRPTRGEHVGPRGWAKLVHRLIADELGSLSDPWHHPRAAVNAAMATLRRHVGLLTGGGAFTGESLTRDVLGWFDGDSLALASGPPADRVRLVLALIEAGVVELIGPEMVVEADAGSGLFRASSPITGREITSRVLLETRMSKGRVPQTSDPLLRSLLATGRARLHTVDGVPTHSMEATRAERSEGMLRGHNLVAADGTVDHSVVVLGIPAASTQPGSAIGAAPGVPSPLLAGADIAAKQIMARRVAALGV; this is encoded by the coding sequence ATGAGCGCCGAGCAGTTCGACGCGGTGATCGTCGGCGGCGGTCCGCGCGGGGTGGCGACCGTGCTGCGCACCGCGGCACGGGCGGCCGCGGCAGGGACAGGTCCCGTGCGCCTCGCCGTGATCGACGCGATCGCCGTCGGCTCCGGCGCGACGTGGCTCGTGGACCAGCCCGCGCAGTACCTCAACAACACCCAGGCCGACGCCACCACCGTCCACCCCGACGACTCCACGCGCATGAGCGGCCCGTCGGCGCCGGGCCCGGACCTCGTGGACTGGGCGCGGCGGGTCCGCGCCGACGGCCACCACCCCCTCGGGAGGTGGGTGCTCGAAGAGGCCTCCGAGCTCACCGGCGCGACCTTCGCCACCCGACGCCTGCAGGGCGCGTACTACCGCGACCAGCTCGAGGCCGCCGGGGCGACCGGGACCGTCGAGATCACCGAGGTGGTGGGACTCGCCGTGGATCTCGAGCGCGAGGGCGAGGGCGAGGAGGAGCTGAGCGTCGTGCTCCTGGAGGACGGGCGTCGGCTCGCCGCACCGCTCGTGGTGCTCGCCCAGGGCATGGTGCAGGCCGAGCGCAGCGCCGAAACCGAGGCGCTGGCGGGCTTCGCGGAGCGCCACGGGCTGCGCTACGTCGAGCCCGGCATGCCGGCGGAGCGGACGTACACCGGCCTGCCCGCCGGCGAGGACGTGCTGGTGCGCGGCCTCGGCGCGAACTTCTTCGACGTCGCCGGCCAGCTGGTCCAGGAGTGGGGCGGGAGACTCGCTCCGGTCGACGGGGACCCCCATGGCCGACTGCGCTATCTCCCCTCGGGCCGAGAGCCGCACCTGGTGGTGGGATCCCGCCGCGGCGTGCCCTATCGCTCCAAGCCCGAGGGCGGGCGCTCGGTGCGCCCCTTCCGGCCCCGCTGGGCGGACGAGGAGTGGTTCGCCGGCCTCGGCACCCGCACGGACGTGGACTTCGCGCTCGAGGTGTGGCCCGTGCTGGCCCGCGAGTTCGCCGGTGCCTATCTCGAGGCGCTCGACGAGCTGCATCCCGCCGCCGTCCGTCACGGCTGGCAGGAGATGCTGGATGCCGCGGGGACGAGCGAGCAGGTGGATGCCGTGCTCGACGCCGCGATCACCGATCCCCGGTGGAGCTTCGCCCTCGAGGAGCTGCACCGGCCCACCCGCGGCGAGCACGTCGGCCCCCGGGGATGGGCGAAGCTGGTGCATCGGCTGATCGCCGACGAGCTCGGCTCGTTGTCCGACCCGTGGCACCATCCGCGCGCCGCGGTCAACGCCGCGATGGCGACGCTGCGGCGTCACGTCGGCCTGCTCACCGGGGGAGGAGCATTCACCGGGGAGTCCCTCACCCGGGACGTGCTCGGCTGGTTCGACGGCGACTCCCTCGCGCTCGCCTCGGGACCTCCGGCGGATCGTGTGCGCCTGGTGCTGGCCCTGATCGAGGCGGGGGTCGTGGAGCTGATCGGCCCCGAGATGGTGGTCGAGGCCGATGCAGGCTCCGGGCTCTTCCGCGCGTCCTCGCCGATCACGGGCCGCGAGATCACCTCCCGCGTGCTGCTCGAGACGCGGATGTCCAAGGGGCGGGTCCCGCAGACCAGCGACCCGCTGCTGCGCTCGCTGCTCGCCACCGGGCGGGCTCGTCTCCACACGGTCGACGGCGTCCCCACGCACAGCATGGAGGCCACCCGGGCCGAGCGCTCCGAGGGGATGCTCCGGGGCCACAACCTCGTCGCCGCCGACGGGACGGTCGACCATTCGGTGGTGGTGCTCGGCATCCCGGCCGCCTCCACCCAGCCCGGATCGGCGATCGGGGCGGCCCCCGGAGTGCCCTCCCCGCTGCTCGCCGGAGCCGACATCGCGGCCAAGCAGATCATGGCCCGACGGGTCGCCGCGCTCGGCGTCTGA
- a CDS encoding ABC transporter substrate-binding protein, translating to MIPALPRRTLLGAALTALPVLGLAACGEVTVEGQGDAAEELTIVDDQQREVVLPGPAKKAVVLNSYTNEFIRAIGAGDAVVGVDRASLDRLPYLGLDEEHVIAEGLDQLNYEAIAGLEPDVVIMPRNAVWQEAAEQLKPFGIPLVVATAWDTEVVEDTITLLGQVFGTEGGARTVLDFRTEISDLLSRALEGVEPVPVYFETVEPYLTTLPGSGFHAMIVAAGGANIFDDAAGGDAQEELTVDPSEVVLRDPGFVIHEFEPSAEPVDRFDALLEDLASRPGWSGLSALENSRVAIANGWATSALGKSLGALYLGTWLHPEQLADVDPDAYLTRWVTEFQDTELSDPADYVQGPAR from the coding sequence ATGATCCCCGCCCTCCCTCGCCGCACCCTGCTCGGCGCCGCCCTCACCGCTCTTCCCGTCCTGGGGCTCGCCGCCTGCGGCGAGGTCACCGTCGAAGGGCAGGGTGATGCCGCCGAGGAGCTGACCATCGTCGACGACCAGCAGCGCGAGGTGGTCCTTCCCGGCCCCGCGAAGAAGGCCGTCGTGCTCAACAGCTACACCAACGAGTTCATCCGGGCCATCGGCGCCGGAGACGCCGTCGTGGGGGTGGACCGCGCATCCCTGGACCGCCTGCCCTACCTCGGGCTCGACGAGGAGCACGTCATCGCCGAGGGCCTGGACCAGCTGAACTACGAGGCGATCGCCGGGCTCGAGCCGGACGTGGTGATCATGCCCCGCAACGCCGTGTGGCAGGAGGCCGCCGAGCAGCTGAAGCCCTTCGGCATCCCGCTCGTGGTCGCCACCGCCTGGGACACCGAGGTCGTCGAGGACACCATCACCCTGCTCGGGCAGGTCTTCGGAACGGAGGGCGGCGCACGGACCGTGCTCGACTTCCGCACCGAGATCTCCGACCTGCTCAGCAGGGCCCTCGAGGGCGTCGAGCCCGTCCCGGTCTACTTCGAGACCGTCGAGCCCTACCTCACCACCCTGCCCGGCTCCGGCTTCCACGCCATGATCGTGGCCGCCGGCGGCGCGAACATCTTCGACGACGCCGCCGGGGGCGACGCCCAGGAGGAGCTGACCGTGGATCCCTCCGAGGTGGTGCTGCGCGACCCCGGGTTCGTCATCCACGAGTTCGAGCCCTCCGCCGAGCCCGTCGACCGCTTCGACGCCCTGCTCGAGGACCTCGCCTCCCGCCCCGGCTGGTCGGGGCTGAGCGCCCTCGAGAACAGCCGGGTCGCGATCGCCAACGGCTGGGCCACCAGCGCGCTCGGCAAGTCGCTCGGCGCGCTCTACCTGGGGACCTGGCTGCACCCCGAGCAGCTGGCCGACGTCGACCCCGACGCATACCTCACCCGCTGGGTCACCGAGTTCCAGGACACCGAGCTCTCCGATCCCGCGGACTACGTGCAGGGCCCCGCCCGATGA
- a CDS encoding ABC transporter ATP-binding protein, whose product MSLTVQNLSFAYGSRTILEDISFEVAPGAFCALLGPNGSGKSTLVKAIAGVHRAKAGVVTVEGRRTSALGRRELAKVVGYVPQAGDAPFDLSVREAVMLGRTPHFGISPRPEDRAAVEDAIVRMGLTDIAEQSLSELSGGQAQRALIARALAQDTRVLLLDEPTSALDLRYQIETLQLVRQITREEGISALIAIHDLNHAARYCDQVVVLHGGHLVADGTPEEALQEPTLRSVYEVDVEVAAQGGGVEVRPRVDEAGFTRTGRRLDELVVP is encoded by the coding sequence GTGAGCCTCACCGTCCAGAACCTCTCCTTCGCCTACGGCTCCCGGACGATCCTCGAGGACATCTCCTTCGAGGTCGCCCCCGGGGCGTTCTGCGCGCTGCTGGGCCCGAACGGGTCGGGCAAGTCCACCCTCGTCAAGGCCATCGCCGGAGTGCATCGCGCGAAGGCCGGCGTCGTCACCGTCGAGGGGCGGCGCACCTCCGCCCTGGGTCGCCGCGAGCTCGCCAAGGTGGTGGGCTACGTGCCCCAGGCCGGCGACGCCCCCTTCGACCTCAGCGTGCGCGAGGCCGTGATGCTGGGCCGCACCCCGCACTTCGGGATCTCCCCGCGCCCCGAGGACCGCGCAGCGGTCGAGGACGCGATCGTGCGGATGGGCCTCACGGACATCGCCGAGCAGTCCCTGTCCGAGCTCTCCGGCGGTCAGGCGCAGCGTGCGCTGATCGCCCGCGCCCTGGCCCAGGACACCCGCGTGCTGCTGCTGGACGAGCCCACCAGCGCGCTGGACCTGCGCTACCAGATCGAGACCCTGCAGCTGGTCCGCCAGATCACGCGGGAGGAGGGGATCAGCGCCCTCATCGCCATCCACGACCTCAACCACGCCGCGCGCTACTGCGACCAGGTCGTGGTGCTCCACGGCGGCCACCTGGTCGCCGACGGCACCCCGGAGGAGGCCCTGCAGGAGCCGACGCTGCGCAGCGTCTACGAGGTCGACGTCGAGGTGGCCGCCCAGGGCGGCGGCGTCGAGGTCCGGCCCCGGGTCGACGAGGCCGGATTCACCCGCACCGGCCGCCGTCTCGACGAGCTCGTGGTCCCATGA
- a CDS encoding LacI family DNA-binding transcriptional regulator, with translation MASTMKEVAARAGVSTKTVSRVVNDHPSISPEVRERVRRAIDDLGWTPNAQARSLRTGRTGLIALSVVDLRAPTIARLAQALVGEAERHGLQVSLEPSRGRAERIRQTFDSRGALFDAVVHVGPLPPGLDLPPLDPVRPIVLLGRASADPVALDAVDSDDASAAEALTRHLDMVRRDAVVLLGREERRPDAFLDRLMRAFPDAPVLRPEIGVGATESHVADRAAGHRLAERALDEHPRMDALVCADDELAVGALSLLRERGHRVPHDIALTGYGNIDDGRFSTPSLTTVDLDLAELARRAIELIAGRRDPSRSEPSRTTVPTTVIRAESTLGSTRSSEEVATWRG, from the coding sequence ATGGCGTCCACGATGAAGGAGGTCGCAGCCCGAGCGGGAGTGTCGACGAAGACCGTCTCCCGGGTGGTGAACGACCATCCGAGCATCAGCCCGGAGGTCCGGGAGCGCGTGCGGCGGGCGATCGACGACCTGGGGTGGACGCCCAACGCCCAGGCGCGCTCCCTCCGCACCGGGCGCACCGGGCTCATCGCCCTGTCGGTGGTCGACCTGCGAGCGCCGACCATCGCGCGCCTGGCCCAGGCTCTGGTCGGCGAGGCGGAACGGCATGGCCTGCAGGTCTCGCTCGAGCCCTCCCGCGGCCGCGCCGAGAGGATCCGGCAGACCTTCGACTCCCGCGGTGCGCTCTTCGACGCCGTCGTGCACGTGGGCCCGCTGCCTCCGGGGCTCGACCTCCCTCCGCTGGATCCTGTGCGCCCGATCGTGCTGCTGGGCAGGGCGAGCGCCGATCCGGTCGCCCTGGACGCGGTGGACAGCGACGATGCGTCCGCCGCCGAGGCACTCACGCGCCACCTGGACATGGTGCGTCGCGACGCCGTGGTGCTGCTGGGGCGGGAGGAGAGACGGCCGGACGCCTTCCTCGATCGACTCATGAGGGCGTTCCCGGACGCTCCCGTCCTGCGGCCCGAGATCGGCGTCGGAGCGACGGAGTCCCACGTGGCCGATCGCGCCGCCGGGCACCGCCTGGCCGAGCGGGCCCTCGATGAGCACCCTCGGATGGACGCACTGGTGTGCGCGGACGACGAGCTCGCCGTCGGCGCCCTCTCGCTGCTGCGGGAGCGCGGCCACCGGGTTCCCCACGACATCGCGCTGACCGGCTACGGGAACATCGACGACGGCCGCTTCTCGACGCCGTCCCTGACGACCGTCGACCTCGACCTCGCCGAGCTCGCCCGCCGCGCTATCGAGCTGATCGCCGGCCGGCGTGACCCCAGCAGGTCCGAACCCTCCCGCACCACTGTCCCGACGACCGTGATCCGCGCGGAGTCGACGCTGGGCTCCACGAGGTCGTCCGAAGAGGTGGCGACATGGCGCGGGTGA
- a CDS encoding FecCD family ABC transporter permease, whose translation MTAALENRPGTADAPAPGGAPAARNHERRKLLVLAAGLVLSAAALVASVTIGTAGVGVGDVLRSIQVSLFGGTISADFASTYSVITQLRLPRVLLAFTAGAALSVSGVLMQGLLRNPLVSPFTLGVSPAAAFGAALVITLAGTNQLPAWATIAGAMVMALAVSALVLGIATARRMAVATLLLLGIAMTQIFEALTSALQFTANENTLQAIIRWTFGSVNDAVWSDVLIVGVLTLVAIPVTLFFSKDLNAIAFAGDDAARSFGVNVGPVRIGLIALSVALAAVVVSFCGIIGFVGLVGPHIARLAIGADHRHLLPFAALSGGLLLLVADAVGRTVIAPAVVPVGIVVAFIGGPVFIYLILTRRNTLK comes from the coding sequence ATGACCGCCGCGCTCGAGAACCGCCCCGGCACCGCGGACGCTCCCGCACCCGGCGGCGCCCCGGCCGCGAGGAACCACGAGAGGCGCAAGCTCCTGGTCCTCGCCGCAGGCCTGGTCCTCTCCGCGGCCGCGCTCGTGGCCTCGGTGACCATCGGCACCGCGGGCGTGGGCGTCGGCGACGTGCTGCGATCGATCCAGGTCAGCCTCTTCGGCGGCACCATCAGCGCCGACTTCGCCTCCACCTACTCCGTCATCACCCAGCTGCGCCTTCCGCGCGTGCTGCTCGCCTTCACCGCGGGCGCGGCGCTGTCGGTCTCCGGCGTGCTCATGCAGGGCCTGCTGCGCAACCCGCTGGTCAGCCCGTTCACCCTCGGGGTCTCCCCGGCCGCGGCCTTCGGCGCCGCGCTCGTGATCACCCTGGCCGGGACCAACCAGCTCCCCGCCTGGGCCACCATCGCCGGAGCGATGGTCATGGCGCTCGCGGTCTCCGCCCTCGTGCTCGGCATCGCCACCGCCCGCCGCATGGCGGTCGCGACCCTGCTGCTGCTGGGCATCGCCATGACCCAGATCTTCGAGGCGCTCACCTCCGCGCTCCAGTTCACCGCCAACGAGAACACCCTCCAGGCGATCATCCGTTGGACCTTCGGATCGGTGAACGACGCGGTGTGGTCCGACGTCCTGATCGTCGGCGTCCTCACCCTCGTCGCGATCCCGGTGACGCTGTTCTTCTCCAAGGACCTCAACGCCATCGCCTTCGCGGGGGACGACGCCGCGCGCAGCTTCGGCGTCAACGTGGGCCCGGTGCGGATCGGGCTGATCGCCCTCTCGGTCGCGCTCGCCGCCGTGGTGGTCTCCTTCTGCGGCATCATCGGTTTCGTGGGCCTCGTCGGCCCGCACATCGCCCGCCTCGCGATCGGCGCCGACCATCGCCATCTGCTGCCCTTCGCGGCGCTGTCCGGAGGTCTGCTGCTCCTGGTGGCCGACGCCGTCGGCCGCACGGTCATCGCCCCCGCCGTGGTGCCCGTGGGCATCGTGGTCGCCTTCATCGGCGGCCCCGTGTTCATCTACCTCATCCTCACGCGAAGGAACACCCTGAAGTGA
- a CDS encoding peroxidase-related enzyme (This protein belongs to a clade of uncharacterized proteins related to peroxidases such as the alkylhydroperoxidase AhpD.), with protein MTSPAAPTDAHQILEAILSDATGGGAALEALRPEVLQHTREAYDALYRAPQPLAAPVLHALAAVTADWQGSGPLAQWHRSQGAHEGLIAADPLTEDPALAALRDQVDLLSLSPALATAADQERLAAAGHDARTVVLISQLVAFESHLQRLVAALAALEGLESPSADAPVRVPLSRGRTAQHGGTTPTGRVRPEAFTREQLQWEPWIEVPAEDELTEEQRDSFASKATTNSVYFRMLSLTPGITRARSALDNAIFLPRDGLPKAERELAAAATSKVNDCIYCASVHARKAAGLSRREQEVDALLAASLDRDADWIAADLAPLGAGQDPRWAAVVAAAAEISRPRPGALPIEPLRDLGLGDAEILDALTAAGFFAWANRLMLSLGDPSLPDAGRAAA; from the coding sequence ATGACTTCCCCGGCCGCACCGACCGACGCCCACCAGATCCTCGAAGCGATCCTCTCCGACGCGACCGGCGGGGGAGCGGCTCTCGAGGCTCTGCGCCCTGAGGTCCTGCAGCACACCCGTGAGGCCTACGACGCGCTCTACCGCGCGCCCCAGCCGCTGGCGGCCCCCGTGCTCCATGCGCTCGCCGCGGTCACCGCGGACTGGCAGGGCAGCGGCCCGCTGGCGCAGTGGCACCGGTCCCAGGGCGCCCATGAGGGGCTCATCGCCGCGGATCCGCTGACGGAGGACCCCGCCCTCGCCGCGCTGCGGGACCAGGTGGACCTCCTCTCGCTCTCCCCGGCGCTCGCGACCGCCGCCGACCAGGAGCGCCTCGCCGCCGCCGGGCACGACGCCCGCACCGTGGTCCTGATCAGCCAGCTCGTCGCCTTCGAGAGCCACCTGCAGCGACTGGTCGCTGCCCTCGCCGCGCTCGAGGGCCTCGAGAGCCCGTCGGCCGACGCCCCCGTGCGCGTCCCGCTCTCGCGCGGCCGCACCGCCCAGCACGGCGGGACGACCCCCACCGGTCGCGTGCGTCCCGAGGCCTTCACCCGCGAGCAGCTCCAGTGGGAGCCGTGGATCGAGGTGCCCGCCGAGGACGAGCTCACCGAGGAGCAGCGCGACTCCTTCGCCTCCAAGGCCACCACCAACAGCGTCTACTTCCGCATGCTGTCGCTGACTCCGGGCATCACCAGGGCCCGCAGCGCCCTGGACAACGCGATCTTCCTGCCCCGGGACGGGCTGCCCAAGGCGGAGCGCGAGCTCGCGGCCGCAGCGACCAGCAAGGTGAACGACTGCATCTACTGCGCCTCCGTGCATGCGCGCAAGGCGGCAGGGCTCTCCCGGCGCGAGCAGGAGGTCGACGCCCTGCTCGCCGCGAGCCTGGACCGGGACGCCGACTGGATCGCCGCGGACCTCGCGCCGCTCGGCGCCGGCCAGGATCCGCGCTGGGCGGCGGTCGTCGCCGCCGCCGCGGAGATCTCCCGGCCCCGACCCGGCGCGCTGCCGATCGAGCCGCTGCGCGACCTGGGGCTCGGCGATGCCGAGATCCTCGACGCGCTCACCGCGGCCGGATTCTTCGCCTGGGCGAACCGGCTCATGCTCAGCCTCGGCGACCCGTCCCTGCCGGACGCCGGGCGCGCCGCCGCCTGA